Proteins encoded in a region of the Drosophila sechellia strain sech25 chromosome 2L, ASM438219v1, whole genome shotgun sequence genome:
- the LOC6611668 gene encoding serine/threonine-protein phosphatase PP2A 65 kDa regulatory subunit isoform X1 has product MAASDKSVDDSLYPIAVLIDELKNEDVQLRLNSIKKLSTIALALGEERTRSELIPFLTETIYDEDEVLLALADQLGNFTSLVGGPEFAMYLIPPLESLATVEETVVRDKAVESLRTVAAEHSAQDLEIHVVPTLQRLVSGDWFTSRTSACGLFSVCYPRVTQPVKAELRANFRKLCQDETPMVRRAAANKLGEFAKVVETEYLKSDLIPNFVQLAQDDQDSVRLLAVEACVSIAQLLPQDDVEHLVLPTLRQCASDSSWRVRYMVAEKFVDLQKAVGPEITRVDLVPAFQYLLKDAEAEVRAAVATKVKDFCANLDKVNQVQIILSSILPYVRDLVSDPNPHVKSALASVIMGLSPMLGAYQTVEQLLPLFLIQLKDECPEVRLNIISNLDCVNDVIGIQQLSQSLLPAIVELAEDSKWRVRLAIIEYMPALAGQLGQEFFDQKLRGLCMGWLNDHVYAIREAATLNMKKLVEQFGAPWAEQAIIPMILVMSRNKNYLHRMTCLFCLNVLAEVCGTDITTKLLLPTVLLLAADPVANVRFNVAKTLQKISPFLEASVIDAQVKPTLDKLNTDTDVDVKHFAAQAIAGIAAEMELNVFRTAIPPCMGAKIEAAMDSKLIVEPPRQPEAADNDILQEMNGKAAEPPTLDSEC; this is encoded by the exons ATGGCAGCAAGCGACAAATCGGTCGACGATTCACTATATCCCATTGCGGTTCTAATCGATGAACTGAAAAACGAGGACGTTCAG CTTCGGTTGAACTCCATCAAGAAACTGTCCACCATTGCACTCGCCTTGGGCGAGGAGCGCACACGGTCTGAGTTGATTCCCTTCCTCACCGAGACCATATACGATGAGGACGAGGTACTGCTGGCCCTGGCCGATCAACTGGGCAACTTTACGA GTCTCGTTGGTGGACCAGAGTTTGCCATGTACTTGATTCCGCCCCTCGAGAGTTTGGCCACCGTAGAGGAAACCGTGGTGCGAGACAAGGCTGTGGAATCTCTGCGCACCGTGGCCGCTGAGCACAGCGCCCAGGATCTGGAGATCCATGTGGTGCCGACATTGCAGCGATTGGTTTCCGGTGACTGGTTCACCTCACGCACCTCTGCCTGCGGCCTCTTCTCGGTCTGCTATCCACGCGTCACGCAGCCAGTGAAGGCCGAGCTACGCGCCAACTTCCGAAAGCTCTGCCAGGATGAGACACCCATGGTGCGCCGTGCAGCAGCCAACAAGCTGGGCGAGTTTGCCAAGGTCGTTGAGACCGAGTATCTGAAGTCCGATTTGATTCCCAACTTTGTTCAGCTGGCGCAGGATGATCAG GACTCTGTTCGTCTGCTGGCTGTAGAGGCTTGCGTCAGCATTGCCCAGCTGCTGCCCCAGGATGATGTAGAGCAC CTGGTTCTGCCCACGCTGCGTCAGTGCGCCAGCGACTCTTCCTGGAGGGTGCGTTACATGGTGGCCGAGAAGTTTGTTGATCTGCAAAAGGCTGTGGGTCCGGAGATTACTCGGGTGGATTTGGTGCCTGCCTTCCAGTACTTGCTCAAGGACGCCGAGGCCGAGGTTCGTGCTGCAGTGGCCACCAAGGTGAAGGACTTCTGCGCCAACCTGGACAAGGTGAACCAGGTGCAAATCATCCTTAGTTCCATTTTGCCCTATGTGCGCGATCTTGTATCGGACCCCAACCCTCATGTCAAGTCAGCTCTGGCCTCAGTGATCATGGGTTTGAGTCCCATGCTGGGCGCCTATCAGACTGTGGAGCAATTGCTTCCCTTGTTCCTCATTCAACTCAAGGATGAGTGCCCAGAAGTGCGCCTAAACATCATCTCAAATCTGGATTGCGTTAACGACGTCATCGGCATCCAGCAATTGTCACAGTCGCTTCTGCCCGCCATCGTCGAGCTGGCCGAGGACTCCAAGTGGCGTGTGCGTCTAGCCATCATCGAGTACATGCCTGCTCTGGCCGGTCAGTTGGGTCAGGAATTCTTTGACCAAAAACTGCGCGGTCTCTGCATGGGATGGCTCAACGATCACGTGTACGCCATTCGTGAGGCAGCCACCCTCAACATGAAGAAGCTCGTCGAGCAGTTCGGAGCTCCCTGGGCCGAACAGGCCATAATTCCAATGATCCTGGTCATGTCGCGCAACAAGAACTATTTGCACA GAATGACTTGCTTGTTCTGCCTGAATGTTTTGGCAGAGGTCTGCGGCACAGATATCACCACCAAGTTGCTGCTGCCCACAGTTCTCCTGCTTGCCGCTGATCCCGTTGCCAATGTTCGTTTCAACGTGGCAAAGACCCTGCAGAAGATCTCGCCCTTCCTGGAGGCCAGCGTCATTGATGCCCAAGTAAAGCCCACACTCGACAAACTGAACACAGACACAGATGTGGATGTCAAGCATTTTGCTGCACAGGCCATTGCCGGCATAGCTGCAG AAATGGAACTGAATGTGTTTAGAACGGCAATACCGCCTTGCATGGGCGCCAAAATTGAGGCGGCAATGGACTCAAAGCTGATCGTGGAACCGCCCCGACAGCCGGAGGCAGCTGACAATGACATTTTGCAGGAGATGAATGGCAAGGCAGCGGAGCCGCCCACGCTTGACTCGGAATGTTAG
- the LOC6611668 gene encoding serine/threonine-protein phosphatase PP2A 65 kDa regulatory subunit isoform X2 → MAASDKSVDDSLYPIAVLIDELKNEDVQLRLNSIKKLSTIALALGEERTRSELIPFLTETIYDEDEVLLALADQLGNFTSLVGGPEFAMYLIPPLESLATVEETVVRDKAVESLRTVAAEHSAQDLEIHVVPTLQRLVSGDWFTSRTSACGLFSVCYPRVTQPVKAELRANFRKLCQDETPMVRRAAANKLGEFAKVVETEYLKSDLIPNFVQLAQDDQDSVRLLAVEACVSIAQLLPQDDVEHLVLPTLRQCASDSSWRVRYMVAEKFVDLQKAVGPEITRVDLVPAFQYLLKDAEAEVRAAVATKVKDFCANLDKVNQVQIILSSILPYVRDLVSDPNPHVKSALASVIMGLSPMLGAYQTVEQLLPLFLIQLKDECPEVRLNIISNLDCVNDVIGIQQLSQSLLPAIVELAEDSKWRVRLAIIEYMPALAGQLGQEFFDQKLRGLCMGWLNDHVYAIREAATLNMKKLVEQFGAPWAEQAIIPMILVMSRNKNYLHRMTCLFCLNVLAEVCGTDITTKLLLPTVLLLAADPVANVRFNVAKTLQKISPFLEASVIDAQVKPTLDKLNTDTDVDVKHFAAQAIAGIAAA, encoded by the exons ATGGCAGCAAGCGACAAATCGGTCGACGATTCACTATATCCCATTGCGGTTCTAATCGATGAACTGAAAAACGAGGACGTTCAG CTTCGGTTGAACTCCATCAAGAAACTGTCCACCATTGCACTCGCCTTGGGCGAGGAGCGCACACGGTCTGAGTTGATTCCCTTCCTCACCGAGACCATATACGATGAGGACGAGGTACTGCTGGCCCTGGCCGATCAACTGGGCAACTTTACGA GTCTCGTTGGTGGACCAGAGTTTGCCATGTACTTGATTCCGCCCCTCGAGAGTTTGGCCACCGTAGAGGAAACCGTGGTGCGAGACAAGGCTGTGGAATCTCTGCGCACCGTGGCCGCTGAGCACAGCGCCCAGGATCTGGAGATCCATGTGGTGCCGACATTGCAGCGATTGGTTTCCGGTGACTGGTTCACCTCACGCACCTCTGCCTGCGGCCTCTTCTCGGTCTGCTATCCACGCGTCACGCAGCCAGTGAAGGCCGAGCTACGCGCCAACTTCCGAAAGCTCTGCCAGGATGAGACACCCATGGTGCGCCGTGCAGCAGCCAACAAGCTGGGCGAGTTTGCCAAGGTCGTTGAGACCGAGTATCTGAAGTCCGATTTGATTCCCAACTTTGTTCAGCTGGCGCAGGATGATCAG GACTCTGTTCGTCTGCTGGCTGTAGAGGCTTGCGTCAGCATTGCCCAGCTGCTGCCCCAGGATGATGTAGAGCAC CTGGTTCTGCCCACGCTGCGTCAGTGCGCCAGCGACTCTTCCTGGAGGGTGCGTTACATGGTGGCCGAGAAGTTTGTTGATCTGCAAAAGGCTGTGGGTCCGGAGATTACTCGGGTGGATTTGGTGCCTGCCTTCCAGTACTTGCTCAAGGACGCCGAGGCCGAGGTTCGTGCTGCAGTGGCCACCAAGGTGAAGGACTTCTGCGCCAACCTGGACAAGGTGAACCAGGTGCAAATCATCCTTAGTTCCATTTTGCCCTATGTGCGCGATCTTGTATCGGACCCCAACCCTCATGTCAAGTCAGCTCTGGCCTCAGTGATCATGGGTTTGAGTCCCATGCTGGGCGCCTATCAGACTGTGGAGCAATTGCTTCCCTTGTTCCTCATTCAACTCAAGGATGAGTGCCCAGAAGTGCGCCTAAACATCATCTCAAATCTGGATTGCGTTAACGACGTCATCGGCATCCAGCAATTGTCACAGTCGCTTCTGCCCGCCATCGTCGAGCTGGCCGAGGACTCCAAGTGGCGTGTGCGTCTAGCCATCATCGAGTACATGCCTGCTCTGGCCGGTCAGTTGGGTCAGGAATTCTTTGACCAAAAACTGCGCGGTCTCTGCATGGGATGGCTCAACGATCACGTGTACGCCATTCGTGAGGCAGCCACCCTCAACATGAAGAAGCTCGTCGAGCAGTTCGGAGCTCCCTGGGCCGAACAGGCCATAATTCCAATGATCCTGGTCATGTCGCGCAACAAGAACTATTTGCACA GAATGACTTGCTTGTTCTGCCTGAATGTTTTGGCAGAGGTCTGCGGCACAGATATCACCACCAAGTTGCTGCTGCCCACAGTTCTCCTGCTTGCCGCTGATCCCGTTGCCAATGTTCGTTTCAACGTGGCAAAGACCCTGCAGAAGATCTCGCCCTTCCTGGAGGCCAGCGTCATTGATGCCCAAGTAAAGCCCACACTCGACAAACTGAACACAGACACAGATGTGGATGTCAAGCATTTTGCTGCACAGGCCATTGCCGGCATAGCTGCAG
- the LOC6611667 gene encoding COP9 signalosome complex subunit 8: MHLNKYSEVVERLENEEFEQVELGAEVYQQLLAIYLYQNKLADAKLLWMRVPANLKDDKELIQLNLLNIALQNNNYADFFKHVKYEWSERVKSPVEDLLNKQREELFKLMGSAYVSIYQHNLLELSLMSEDELKRVCAALNWTEELDGDRVILKPKVQEAPPTRGNDDQLLKLTEFVTFLEN, encoded by the exons atgcatttaaataaatatagtgAAGTAGTGGAACGGCTTGAGAACGAGGAATTCGAG CAAGTCGAATTGGGAGCTGAAGTCTACCAGCAATTACTTGCTATTTATCTCTATCAAAACAAACT GGCCGATGCCAAGTTGTTGTGGATGAGAGTTCCAGCTAACCTAAAGGATGACAAGGAACTGATCCAACTGAACCTGCTCAATATTGCCCTGCAGAACAATAACTATGCCGATTTCTTCAAACACGTCAAGTATGAGTGGTCGGAAAGAGTAAAGTCACCTGTGGAGGATCTTCTAA ATAAGCAACGCGAAGAGCTGTTCAAACTAATGGGCAGCGCTTATGTGTCCATTTACCAGCACAATCTACTGGAATTGTCACTAATGTCGGAGGACGAATTGAAACGCGTCTGTGCGGCCTTAAATTGGACTGAGGAACTGGACGGTGACCGGGTGATCCTGAAGCCCAAGGTTCAGGAAGCACCGCCAACTCGTGGAAACGATGACCAGTTGCTTAAGTTGACCGAGTTTGTAACCTTCCTAGAGAATTAA
- the LOC6611666 gene encoding 40S ribosomal protein S13 — protein MGRMHAPGKGISQSALPYRRTVPSWLKLNAEDVKDQIKKLGKKGLTPSKIGIILRDSHGVAQVRFVNGNKILRIMKSVGLKPDIPEDLYHMIKKAVAIRKHLERNRKDKDGKFRLILVESRIHRLARYYKTKSVLPPNWKYESSTASALVA, from the exons ATGGGTCGTATGCACGCTCCTGg CAAGGGTATTTCCCAATCAGCCCTCCCCTACAGACGCACTGTCCCATCCTGGCTGAAATTGAACGCCGAGGATGTCAAGGACCAGATCAAGAAGCTGGGCAAGAAGGGTCTGACTCCCTCCAAAATAG GCATCATCCTGCGTGACTCGCACGGAGTTGCCCAGGTGCGTTTCGTCAACGGAAACAAGATCCTGCGCATCATGAAGTCGGTGGGTCTGAAGCCCGACATTCCCGAGGATCTGTACCACATGATCAAGAAGGCCGTCGCCATCCGCAAGCACTTGGAGCGCAACCGTAAGGACAAGGACGGCAAGTTCCGTCTGATTCTGGTTGAGTCCAGGATCCACCGCCTGGCCCGCTACTACAAGACCAAGAGCGTCCTGCCCCCCAACTGGAAATACGAGTCGAGCACCGCCTCCGCCTTGGTTGCCTAA
- the LOC6611665 gene encoding probable multidrug resistance-associated protein lethal(2)03659, giving the protein MQSLKTADLPENPREHCNFVSAACFWYTMPTFIKGRKRTLDTKDLYRALKEHKSETLGNKLCASWELELDKTKGKPNLLRALLRVFGWYFALLGLVLFLLELGLRTLQPIFLLKLIAYYTHGSESIESAYYYAAGVILCSALNVIIMHPYMLGTMHVGLKMRVGMCSMIYRKALRLSKSALGDTTAGHVVNLMSNDVGRLDLATIFVHYLWVGPLETLFITYLMYREIGIAAVFGVAFMLLFIPLQAYLGKRTSVLRLRTALRTDERVRMMNEIISGIQVIKMYAWELPFEYMVAFARKKEINAIRHVSYIRGILLSFIIFLTRVSIFLSLVGYVLLGTFLTPEVAFLITAYYNILRTTMTVFFPQGISQMAETLVSIKRVQKYMQSDETNVMDMSVDLTDDFQGSNQETVHADGDEERDEAEDKLLGPPNPTINENAKLSEAGISISGLMAKWDVNSPDYSLNGVNLRVQPGTMLGIVGRTGSGKSSLIQAILGELPAESGEIKVNGSMSYASQEPWLFSGTVRQNILFGQPMDRRRYAKVVKKCALERDFELLPFKDKTIVGERGASLSGGQKARISLARAVYRETSIYLLDDPLSAVDTHVARHLFEQCMRGYLRERIVILATHQLQFLQHADQIVIMDKGRVSAVGTYESLRESGLDFATMLADPERDEQSEERSRSRSGSYTHSQLDQRRNSEQSLLSMADSCMDDLEAEQANNQERQEAGQIGLRLYSKYFKAGGGFFAFFVMMGFCVLSQGLASLGDYFLSYWVTKKGNVAYRVDNNDTTRSEELEPRLSTWLHDIGLSVDAEMLDTYIFTVITVLTILVTVARSFLFFNLAMKASIRLHNSMFRGITRAAMYFFNTNPSGRILNRFSKDMGQVDEILPAVMMDVIQIFLALAGIVIVIAVVNPLFLIPTVVLGIIFYQLRTFYLKTSRDVKRMEAITRSPVYSHLAASLTGLSTIRAFGAQRVLEAEFDNYQDMHSSAFYMFISTSRAFGYWLDCFCVIYIAIITLSFFIFPPANGGDVGLAITQAMGMTGMVQWGMRQSAELENTMTAVERVVEYEDIEPEGALEAPADKKPPKSWPEQGKIVFDELSLRYTPDPKAENVLKSLSFVIKPKEKVGIVGRTGAGKSSLINALFRLSYNDGSVLIDERDTSEMGLHDLRSKISIIPQEPVLFSGTMRYNLDPFDEYSDEKLWRSLEEVKLKEVVADLPSGLQSKITEGGTNFSVGQRQLVCLARAILRENRILVMDEATANVDPQTDGLIQTTIRNKFKECTVLTIAHRLHTIMDSDKVLVMDAGRAVEFGTPYELLTLADSKVFHGMVKQTGHATYESLLKIAQKAFENSQNHSLSS; this is encoded by the exons ATGCAGTCGCTGAAAACGGCAGATTTGCCGGAAAATCCCCGGGAACATTGCAATTTTGTTTCGGCAGCATGTTTCTG GTACACCATGCCGACTTTTATCAAGGGTCGGAAACGCACATTGGATACCAAGGATCTTTACAGAGCCTTAAAAGAGCACAAATCTG AGACTCTGGGGAACAAATTGTGCGCTTCCTGGGAATTGGAACTTGATAAAACCAAAGGAAAGCCCAATTTGTTAAGAGCCCTTCTGCGAGTTTTTGGCTGGTACTTCGCACTGCTTGGCCTGGTGCTTTTCCTGCTGGAATTGGGTCTTCGAACGCTTCAGCCAATCTTCTTGCTGAAACTCATCGCCTACTACACACATGGCTCGGAATCGATTGAGTCGGCCTATTACTATGCAGCTGGAGTGATCCTGTGCAGTGCCCTCAATGTCATCATAATGCATCCTTATATGCTAGGCACAATGCATGTGG GACTCAAGATGCGCGTTGGTATGTGCAGCATGATCTACCGCAAGGCGCTACGGCTGAGTAAGTCGGCACTGGGAGACACCACAGCTGGACATGTGGTGAACCTTATGTCGAACGACGTGGGACGTCTCGATCTGGCTACCATATTCGTACATTACTTGTGGGTGGGACCGCTGGAGACCCTCTTTATCACATACCTGATGTACCGTGAG ATTGGTATCGCTGCTGTGTTTGGTGTGGCCTTCATGTTGTTGTTCATCCCCCTGCAGGCGTATCTGGGAAAGAGAACATCGGTGCTGCGTCTCAGAACCGCCTTACGCACAGACGAAAGGGTACGGATGATGAACGAAATCATCTCGGGCATTCAGGTGATCAAAATGTACGCATGGGAACTGCCATTCGAATATATGGTGGCCTTCGCACGTAAGAAGGAGATAAATGCTATCCGCCATGTGTCCTACATCCGTGGAATTCTGCTCTCCTTCATCATCTTTCTGACGCGTGTCTCAATTTTCCTGAGTCTGGTGGGATATGTGCTGCTCGGGACGTTCCTAACCCCGGAAGTGGCGTTCTTGATCACAGCCTACTACAATATCCTGCGTACCACTATGACGGTGTTCTTTCCCCAGGGCATCTCCCAAATGGCGGAGACCCTGGTGTCCATTAAGCGTGTCCAGAAGTATATGCAGTCCGACGAGACGAATGTGATGGATATGAGTGTGGATCTTACTGACGATTTCCAAGGCAGCAATCAGGAAACGGTTCATGCCGATGGAGATGAGGAGCGCGACGAAGCTGAGGATAAGCTTTTAGGTCCACCAAATCCCACTATTAATGAGAACGCCAAGTTGTCGGAGGCGGGAATCTCTATTAGCGGACTTATGGCCAAATGGGATGTTAACTCCCCCGATTACTCGCTTAATGGTGTAAACCTTCGTGTTCAGCCTGGAACCATGCTGGGTATTGTCGGACGCACTGGATCCGGTAAATCCAGTCTCATCCAAGCCATCCTTGGTGAACTGCCCGCAGAGTCTGGCGAGATCAAGGTTAATGGCTCCATGTCGTATGCTTCGCAAGAACCGTGGCTGTTTTCCGGCACTGTGCGACAAAATATTCTCTTTGGCCAGCCTATGGATCGTCGTCGATACGCTAAGGTGGTAAAGAAGTGTGCCCTGGAGCGAGATTTCGAGCTGCTCCCGTTCAAGGATAAAACCATAGTTGGAGAGCGTGGAGCTTCCCTGTCGGGTGGCCAAAAGGCGAGAATCAGTTTGGCAAGAGCTGTTTACCGGGAGACCTCCATTTACCTTCTGGATGATCCACTGAGTGCCGTGGACACCCATGTGGCCCGCCATCTCTTCGAGCAGTGCATGCGTGGCTATCTACGCGAGCGAATTGTTATATTGGCCACTCATCAGCTCCAGTTCTTGCAGCACGCCGATCAGATTGTCATCATGGATAAGGGTCGTGTAAGCGCCGTGGGCACCTACGAGTCTCTACGCGAATCCGGATTGGACTTCGCCACCATGCTAGCCGATCCAGAGCGCGATGAGCAATCAGAGGAGCGATCACGGTCGCGATCGGGCAGCTACACCCACAGCCAATTGGACCAGCGACGCAACAGCGAGCAATCCCTGCTTTCCATGGCAGATTCGTGCATGGATGACCTCGAGGCGGAGCAAGCTAACAACCAGGAACGCCAGGAGGCTGGTCAAATCGGCCTGCGATTGTACAGCAAATACTTCAAAGCGGGAGGCGGTTTCTTCGCCTTCTTCGTGATGATGGGCTTCTGTGTGCTCTCTCAAGGATTGGCCTCCCTGGGTGACTATTTTCTCTCATATTG gGTTACCAAAAAGGGAAATGTGGCTTACCGTGTAGATAATAATGACACAACTCGCTCTGAGGAACTCGAACCTCGTCTGTCGACATGGCTGCATGATATAGGATTGTCCGTGGATGCCGAAATGCTGGATACTTATATATTCACGGTGATCACAGTACTGACCATCTTGGTGACCGTGGCTCGCTCGTTTTTATTCTTTAATTTGGCCATGAAAGCCTCAATTCGTCTGCACAATTCCATGTTCCGCGGCATCACCCGAGCTGCTATGTACTTCTTCAATACGAATCCATCTGGGCGCATTCTTAACCGTTTCTCAAAGGATATGGGACAAGTTGACGAGATACTGCCTGCCGTGATGATGGACGTCATTCAGATTTTCCTTGCGCTTGCTGGCATTGTGATCGTCATAGCCGTTGTCAATCCGCTGTTCCTTATTCCAACCGTAGTACTGGGGATTATTTTCTATCAACTGCGCACCTTTTATCTAAAGACATCAAGAGATGTTAAGCGCATGGAAGCAATTA CTCGGTCTCCAGTATACTCGCATTTAGCTGCCTCGTTGACCGGTCTGTCCACCATTCGTGCCTTTGGAGCCCAACGTGTTCTGGAGGCGGAGTTCGACAATTACCAGGATATGCATAGCTCCGCATTTTATATGTTCATTAGCACCTCGCGAGCCTTCGGATATTGGCTTGACTGTTTCTGTGTGATTTACATAGCCATCATTACTCTCAGCTTCTTCATCTTTCCTCCTGCGAACGGAGGCGATGTCGGTCTGGCCATTACGCAG GCCATGGGAATGACCGGCATGGTTCAGTGGGGAATGCGTCAGTCCGCCGAGCTGGAGAATACGATGACAGCTGTGGAGCGAGTGGTTGAGTACGAGGACATTGAACCGGAAGGAGCGTTGGAAGCTCCGGCCGATAAGAAGCCACCAAAGTCCTGGCCAGAGCAGGGAAAAATCGTTTTCGACGAGCTAAGCTTGCGCTATACGCCGGATCCAAAGGCGGAGAATGTGCTCAAGTCACTCAGTTTCGTAATAAAACCTAAAGAGAAAGTAGGCATCGTGGGACGCACTGGAGCGGGAAAGTCTTCGCTGATAAATGCGCTGTTCCGACTTTCCTACAACGATGGATCCGTGCTCATAGACGAGAGGGATACCAGTGAGATGGGTTTGCATGACCTGCGCAGCAAAATCTCGATCATACCGCAGGAACCCGTGCTGTTTTCCGGCACTATGCGATATAACTTGGATCCCTTCGACGAGTATAGCGATGAGAAGCTGTGGCGTTCCCTGGAGGAGGTTAAGCTAAAGGAGGTGGTGGCTGATCTTCCCAGTGGCTTGCAGAGCAAAATCACCGAGGGCGGAACCAACTTCAGCGTTGGCCAGCGCCAGTTGGTCTGCTTGGCGCGGGCTATACTGCGTGAGAATCGGATCTTGGTGATGGACGAGGCCACGGCCAATGTGGATCCCCAGACAGATGGCCTCATCCAAACCACCATACGCAATAAGTTCAAGGAGTGCACTGTGCTGACGATAGCCCATCGTTTGCACACCATCATGGACTCGGACAAAGTCTTGGTGATGGACGCTGGACGAGCGGTGGAGTTCGGAACGCCCTATGAACTGCTAACGCTGGCGGATTCTAAGGTGTTCCACGGTATGGTGAAGCAGACGGGTCACGCCACCTATGAGAGTCTGCTGAAAATCGCACAAAAG GCATTCGAAAACAGCCAGAATCACAGTCTTTCCTCGTGA